One Symphalangus syndactylus isolate Jambi chromosome 20, NHGRI_mSymSyn1-v2.1_pri, whole genome shotgun sequence DNA segment encodes these proteins:
- the MIEN1 gene encoding migration and invasion enhancer 1 isoform X1 produces MSGEPGQTSVAPPHEEVEPGSGVRIVVEYCEPCGFEATYLELASAVKEQYPGIEIESRLGGTGAFEIEINGQLVFSKLENGGFPYEKDGSRCPGQKEEDMSEKSVGWILPAFQEIITCAPNILHHPWGLAPLPSSHCPPPDTASGSCPSHRNC; encoded by the exons ATGAGCGGGGAGCCGGGGCAGACGTCCGTAGCGCCCCCTCACGAGGAGGTCGAGCCGGGCAGTGGGGTCCGCATCGTGGTGGAGTACTG TGAACCCTGCGGCTTCGAGGCGACCTACCTGGAGCTGGCCAGTGCTGTGAAGGAGCAGTATCCGGGCATCGAGATCGAGTCGCGCCTGGGGGGCACAG GTGCCTTTGAGATAGAGATAAATGGACAGCTGGTGTTCTCCAAGCTGGAGAATGGGGGCTTTCCCTATGAGAAAGAT GGATCCAGATGCCCTGGGCAGAAAGAGGAGGATATGAGTGAGAAGAGCGTGGGCTGGATCCTACCTGCCTTCCAGGAGATCATTACTTGTGCTCCAAACATCCTTCACCACCCTTGGGGCTTGGCCCCGCTCCCTTCTTCTCACTGCCCTCCCCCAGACACTGCCTCCGGCTCTTGCCCCTCCCATCGGAACTGCTGA
- the MIEN1 gene encoding migration and invasion enhancer 1 isoform X2 — protein sequence MSGEPGQTSVAPPHEEVEPGSGVRIVVEYCEPCGFEATYLELASAVKEQYPGIEIESRLGGTGAFEIEINGQLVFSKLENGGFPYEKDVSICSVGRTSWSPYPNSASSYHSTSLSCSSLRPSEEPVTENP from the exons ATGAGCGGGGAGCCGGGGCAGACGTCCGTAGCGCCCCCTCACGAGGAGGTCGAGCCGGGCAGTGGGGTCCGCATCGTGGTGGAGTACTG TGAACCCTGCGGCTTCGAGGCGACCTACCTGGAGCTGGCCAGTGCTGTGAAGGAGCAGTATCCGGGCATCGAGATCGAGTCGCGCCTGGGGGGCACAG GTGCCTTTGAGATAGAGATAAATGGACAGCTGGTGTTCTCCAAGCTGGAGAATGGGGGCTTTCCCTATGAGAAAGATGTGAGTATTTGCAGCGTTGGGAGGACCTCTTGGTCACCCTACCCCAACAGTGCATCATCCTATCATTCCACATCTCTGTCCTGTAGCTCATTGAGGCCATCCGAAGAGCCAGTAACGGAGAACCCCTAG
- the MIEN1 gene encoding migration and invasion enhancer 1 isoform X3: MSGEPGQTSVAPPHEEVEPGSGVRIVVEYCEPCGFEATYLELASAVKEQYPGIEIESRLGGTGAFEIEINGQLVFSKLENGGFPYEKDLIEAIRRASNGEPLEKITNSRPPCVIL; encoded by the exons ATGAGCGGGGAGCCGGGGCAGACGTCCGTAGCGCCCCCTCACGAGGAGGTCGAGCCGGGCAGTGGGGTCCGCATCGTGGTGGAGTACTG TGAACCCTGCGGCTTCGAGGCGACCTACCTGGAGCTGGCCAGTGCTGTGAAGGAGCAGTATCCGGGCATCGAGATCGAGTCGCGCCTGGGGGGCACAG GTGCCTTTGAGATAGAGATAAATGGACAGCTGGTGTTCTCCAAGCTGGAGAATGGGGGCTTTCCCTATGAGAAAGAT CTCATTGAGGCCATCCGAAGAGCCAGTAACGGAGAACCCCTAGAAAAGATCACCAACAGCCGTCCTCCCTGCGTCATCCTGTGA